From Astyanax mexicanus isolate ESR-SI-001 chromosome 13, AstMex3_surface, whole genome shotgun sequence, the proteins below share one genomic window:
- the l1cama gene encoding neural cell adhesion molecule L1.2 isoform X1: MPTTPQQQVGSRGRRMPSSLPLLSVLFIQLTLTSMPGHAAIYIPDNYQIKDLQKPPVITVQPASITAFSSDEIFLNCEATGNPPPRFRWVKDGLEFDPSKVAVMLSPDSGSFKAEEGAIHHFQGNYSCYASNNLGTAVSNEVQIITEDTPAIQKEKKEEKTVEEGNSAILHCNPPESSVTPVIHWMDKRLRHIQQSERVTQGRDGNLYFSHVTTEDSRSDYTCNVQFLGARIIVAKEPISLKILPSNSVVRNRRPQMMRPTGSSSSYTVLRGQMLDLECITQGLPTPSIQWVRKDGALSESRTSTDSYNRVLRFSNISQSDDGEYQCTATNTQGTARHTYTVTVEAAPYWIKEPESELYAPNETVRLECQADGIPTPTVTWSINGSPLSGIDEDSRRTVKGGTLILKNVAISDTAVYQCKASNIHGNILVNTYVYVVELPPQILTENSLSYTVTEGQMAELQCKTFGSPRPKVTWEDELQETVLKNSRMTQLSNGTLQIINASREDKGSYTCSVKEAKISITAELEVLNRTVILDPPRALHVQKGKSATFTCQYQVDDSLAKPQVLWRRSGKKLDEFSDGDKYMIEETELIVSNVQEEDEGIYTCEVMTSLDSAKASGSITVVDRPDAPTQLKITEPRERSVTLSWTPEDDHKSPVLEYVVEFEETGTDREEWEEHTRVAGDTRRISLSLRPFLAYRFRVIAINSIGKSDPSLPSEPYSTPAARPDSNPEAVQSESVDPDTLFITWDEMDRRNFNGPDFRYKVMWRKVVGSGPSWHSNFTLSPPFVVTDVGNFTAFDIKVQAVNDIGEGPDPKSTIGYSGEDYPQKAPLSVGVVLLNSTAVTVTWAPVERESVRGHLMGYKINLQNFGDCMKHHHHQKWVRDEDGQPLSEIVIKTGPNEERKELGGLQPYSCYSLFVNVFNGKGDGPPSEDCPFETPEGVPGPPTSLELISPSETEMTLQWTPPAKPNGILIGYLLQYQQLDNTDKPMQVEKIDDPKKTQLTLKKLDSRSRYRFDLRGRTNVGSGMPIVKEGATTLDGAPPHNISFFAGETSVNFTWVTHERQRNVAFHINYLKKNDRGSWKQSEKVNTSQSFYTLRGLQPGSQYRLHLVFSNVTFKEIEILTEGAEAMEVKNGFATEGWFIGLISALVLLLLILLILCFIKRSKGGKYSVKEKEEGQVDSEVRPMKDETFGEYRSLESDNEEKRTASQPSLCEDSKLCSDGALDYGNSNSVQTEVIMDESLASQYSGARDEPEADPQDSSFLTPVSVGSTSHGLPNSAAVLD; encoded by the exons ATTTCGATGGGTGAAAGATGGACTGGAATTTGACCCATCCAAAGTGGCTGTGATGCTGTCCCCTGACTCTGGGAGCTTCAAGGCTGAGGAGGGAGCCATCCACCACTTCCAGGGCAACTACAGCTGCTACGCCTCCAACAATCTGGGCACGGCTGTCTCCAACGAGGTTCAGATTATCACTGAGG ACACTCCTGCCATacagaaggagaagaaggaggagaaaacAGTGGAAGAAGGAAATTCTGCGATCTTACATTGCAACCCTCCAGAAAGTTCTGTGACCCCTGTGATCCACTGGATGGACAAGA GGCTTCGTCACATCCAGCAGAGCGAGCGAGTGACTCAGGGCCGAGACGGCAACCTCTACTTCTCCCACGTCACCACAGAGGACAGCAGGAGCGATTACACCTGCAACGTCCAGTTCCTGGGAGCCCGGATCATCGTGGCCAAAGAGCCAATTAGCTTGAAAATTCTACCCT ctAACTCAGTGGTGCGGAACAGACGCCCCCAGATGATGAGACCCACCGGTTCCTCAAGTTCCTATACAGTACTGAGAGGCCAGATGCTGGATCTGGAGTGCATCACCCAGGGCCT ccCCACTCCTTCCATCCAGTGGGTGCGTAAGGATGGAGCTTTGTCTGAGTCTCGTACCTCTACAGACAGTTACAACAGAGTGCTGCGTTTCAGTAACATTTCCCAGAGTGACGACGGAGAGTATCAGTGCACTGCCACCAACACGCAGGGCACGGCCAGACACACGTACACCGTCACTGTGGAAG CTGCTCCCTATTGGATTAAAGAGCCAGAGAGTGAACTGTATGCACCTAATGAGACAGTTCGATTGGAATGTCAAGCAGATGGCATCCCAACCCCCACTGTCACCTGGAGCATCAATGGAAGCCCTCTCTCAG GTATTGACGAAGACAGCAGGCGTACTGTAAAAGGAGGCACCCTCATACTGAAAAATGTGGCAATCAGTGACACTGCAGTGTATCAGTGCAAGGCCTCCAACATCCACGGCAACATCCTCGTCAACACCTACGTCTATGTCGTTG AGCTTCCTCCACAGATCCTGACGGAGAACAGTTTGAGCTACACAGTAACAGAAGGACAGATGGCCGAACTGCAGTGCAAGACATTTGGCTCCCCCAGGCCCAAGGTCACATG gGAAGACGAATTGCAGGAAACTGTGTTGAAAAACTCTAGGATGACTCAGCTGAGCAATGGCACGCTGCAGATCATCAATGCGTCCCGTGAAGACAAAGGCTCATACACCTGCTCCGTCAAAGAAGCCAAAATCTCCATAACTGCTGAGCTGGAAGTGCTCA ACAGGACAGTGATCCTGGACCCTCCCCGTGCCCTGCACGTTCAGAAGGGGAAGTCGGCCACCTTTACCTGCCAGTACCAGGTGGACGACAGTCTGGCCAAACCTCAGGTTCTGTGGAGGAGGAGCGGGAAGAAGCTGGATGAGTTTTCTGATGGTGATAA GTACATGATCGAGGAGACAGAGCTGATAGTAAGCAATGTTCAGGAGGAGGACGAGGGCATTTACACCTGTGAGGTCATGACCAGCTTGGACTCGGCCAAGGCTAGCGGCTCCATCACTGTAGTCG ACCGTCCAGATGCCCCGACCCAGCTGAAGATCACAGAGCCCAGAGAACGCTCAGTTACGCTGTCCTGGACACCTGAAGATGACCACAAAAGCCCTGTACTAG agtatgtggtGGAGTTTGAGGAGACTGGCACTGACAGGGAGGAGTGGGAGGAGCACACTCGTGTGGCTGGAGACACTCGGCGCATTTCTCTCTCGCTGAGACCCTTCCTCGCCTACCGCTTCCGGGTCATCGCCATCAACAGCATCGGCAAGAGTGACCCCAGCCTGCCCTCTGAACCTTACTCTACACCTGCAGCTC GGCCAGACAGTAACCCTGAAGCCGTGCAGAGTGAGTCCGTAGACCCCGACACCCTCTTCATCACATGGGAC GAGATGGACAGACGGAACTTTAATGGACCTGATTTCCGCTATAAGGTGATGTGGAGGAAGGTGGTTGGCAGTGGGCCGTCCTGGCATTCCAACTTTACCTTGTCGCCGCCTTTCGTCGTCACAGATGTGGGAAATTTCACCGCTTTCGACATCAAGGTTCAGGCTGTCAATGATATCGGAGAGGGTCCGGACCCCAAGTCCACCATCGGCTACTCTGGAGAAGact ATCCTCAGAAAGCACCGCTGAGTGTGGGCGTAGTTCTGCTCAACAGCACAGCTGTCACAGTAACCTGGGCCCCAGTGGAACGAGAGTCTGTGAGAGGGCATCTGATGGGCTACAAG ATCAACCTGCAGAACTTCGGCGACTGTATGAAGCACCACCACCATCAGAAGTGGGTAAGGGACGAGGATGGTCAGCCCTTGAGTGAGATTGTCATTAAGACGGGCCCTAATGAAGAGAGGAAGGAACTGGGAGGTTTGCAGCCGTACTCCTGTTACTCCCTGTTCGTTAATGTCTTCAACGGCAAAGGAGATGGACCCCCATCAGAGGACTGCCCCTTCGAAACACCTGAAGGAG TTCCTGGTCCGCCCACCTCTCTGGAGCTGATCAGCCCCTCAGAGACCGAGATGACTCTGCAGTGGACCCCACCTGCTAAACCCAACGGAATACTCATCGGATATTTACTGCAGTACCAGCAGC tagaTAACACCGATAAGCCCATGCAGGTGGAGAAGATTGACGACCCCAAGAAAACTCAGCTGACCCTTAAAAAGCTGGACTCGCGCAGCCGGTACCGCTTTGACCTGCGGGGGCGCACTAATGTGGGAAGTGGTATGCCCATTGTTAAAGAGGGAGCAACCACGCTGGATGGAG CTCCACCCCATAACATCAGCTTTTTTGCTGGAGAGACATCAGTTAACTTTACCTGGGTCACtcatgagagacagagaaacgtgGCCTTCCACATTAATTACCTGAAGAAGAACG ATCGTGGAAGCTGGAAGCAGTCAGAGAAAGTGAACACCTCTCAGTCCTTCTACACCCTGCGGGGCCTACAGCCCGGCTCCCAGTACCGCCTGCACCTCGTCTTCAGCAACGTCACCTTCAAAGAGATCGAAATACTGACAGAGGGGGCAG AAGCGATGGAAGTGAAGAATGGATTTGCTACTGAAGGCTGGTTCATTGGGCTCATCAGTGCCCTCGTGCTGTTGTTGCTCATACTGCTCATTCTGTGCTTTATTAAACGAAGCAAGGGCGGCAAGTACTCAG ttaAAGAGAAGGAGGAGGGTCAGGTGGACTCGGAGGTCCGGCCGATGAAGGACGAGACGTTTGGCGAGTACAG ATCTCTAGAGAG TGATAATGAAGAGAAGCGGACGGCGAGTCAGCCGTCTCTGTGTGAGGATAGTAAGCTGTGTAGTGATGGAGCTCTGGACTACGGGAACAGCAACAGTGTACAGACGGAAGTGATCATGGACGAGTCTCTGGCCAGTCAGTACAGCGGAGCCAGAGACGAGCCCGAGGCGGATCCCCAGGACAGCTCCTTCCTCACCCCCGTCTCCGTCGGCTCCACCTCCCACGGCCTGCCCAACTCCGCCGCTGTGCTAGACTAG